The following coding sequences are from one Musa acuminata AAA Group cultivar baxijiao chromosome BXJ1-6, Cavendish_Baxijiao_AAA, whole genome shotgun sequence window:
- the LOC135584247 gene encoding protein CHROMOSOME TRANSMISSION FIDELITY 7-like: protein MQQAKISAFFKPSPDRSDCDGGKQKNRGEAEAKASSGPATSSSESVGNVLNKKRSYAQYHLELGQSDFLLRSCSVCGMMYACGDEADEKFHRSFHKNYYDGIQFKGWRDERVISTTTSVDGGRILLVVDGDPPSHTRKVQEVLKTMEKELGFTDGHLLHKLCKVYLFIANHRIIGCLVAEPIKAAHRVIPSSLSGKSSNGNFGKTSSGKLTQNLERQCTNLQFGGFSFKRDVARRSGLTNKTRVDQWETGAVLCEEESVPALCGFRAIWVVPSQRQKRIASQLLDSARKSFLAGNILEPSQCAFSPPTSAGRALAFSFCCSNAYLIYREDDV, encoded by the exons ATGCAGCAGGCCAAGATCAGCGCCTTCTTTAAGCCCTCCCCTGATCGAAG CGACTGCGATGGCGGGAAGCAAAAGAATCGAGGGGAAGCAGAGGCGAAGGCGTCGAGTGGGCCGGCGACTTCATCGTCCGAGTCCGTCGGCAATGTCCTTAACAAGAAGCGGAGCTACGCGCAGTACCATCTGGAGTTGGGGCAGTCCGACTTCCTTCTCCGCTCCTGCTCCGTCTGCGGAATGATGTACGCCTGCGGGGATGAGGCCGATGAGAAGTTCCACCGGTCCTTCCACAAGAACTACTACGACGGCATCCAATTCAAG GGCTGGCGCGACGAGAGGGTGATCTCGACGACAACTAGTGTTGACGGCGGCCGCATTCTATTGGTGGTTGATGGTGATCCTCCGTCTCACACGCGCAAG GTCCAAGAAGTGCTTAAGACAATGGAGAAGGAGCTTGGGTTTACTGATGGTCACCTTCTCCACAAGCTTTGCAAG GTTTATCTGTTTATTGCGAATCATCGGATCATTGGCTGCCTTGTCGCCGAACCTATAAAAGCTGCACATAGAGTCATACCGAGTTCTCTCTCTGGCAAATCTTCTAATGGTAACTTTGGGAAGACATCTTCAGGCAAACTGACGCAGAATTTAGAAAGGCAATGCACGAACTTACAATTTGGAGGGTTTAGCTTTAAGAGAGATGTTGCCAgaagaagtggtctgacaaataagACCCGGGTTGATCAATGGGAAACCGGAGCTGTTCTCTGTGAGGAGGAATCTGTGCCTGCTCTCTGTGGCTTTAGGGCCATCTGGGTTGTGCCATCCCAGAGACAGAAGCGGATAGCCTCTCAACTTTTGGATTCTGCAAG GAAGAGTTTCTTGGCAGGTAATATATTAGAGCCTTCGCAGTGTGCATTCTCGCCTCCGACCTCTGCTGGGAGGGCATTGGCATTCAGTTTTTGCTGCAGCAATGCATACCTGATTTATAGGGAGGATGATGTCTGA